The nucleotide window ATGAATGTTTAACATTACTATTGATTAATAATAACTGAAATTCTTTTAAATTAATAGTATAAAAAACTGACTCCATACTTTTACAATCAAGGTGAAAAGCCATTCCTAGCTTTCCAAACATAGAAGCATATTGGTCCATAATACCACATTTCACTCCTACATAATTATGTTCTGCTTGTTGAGAAATTAATATTAATTCCTCTTTTGTAAATTTTAAATTAAAAATTTCATTTAATCCAAAAGCAACCCCATTTTCTAATGCTGCTGATGATGATAATCCAGCTCCAATTGGGATATCTCCAGAAAAAATTAAATTAAACTCAGGAATTATTATGTTTCTTTTTTTTAACTCTGCTATTACCCCTAATACATAATTCTCCCATTTACTTTCTTTAAGTGGTTTTATATTTTCAATACTAAACTCATAAGTTTCTTCTCTATCTATAGCTGTAATACTACTTTTAGCTAACGAAGACTCTTGAATAGCAATGTAAATTCCTTTGTTTATAGCTGCTGGAAAAACAAATCCCTCGTTATAATCAGTATGTTCACCTATTAGATTAATTCTTCCCGGTGAAAAAACGAGTAATGGTTCTTTTTTAAACGCCTCTATAAATTTTTCTTTTATTTTCTTAATCAATTCCAAATTCATTTTAAGAAAAGTAGATATATGAATAAACAACTATTACACTAATAACTACACCAGCTATAGTTACATATTTCCATGGAGTTATATTAACATGTTTTGTGTACACTAAATTAAAAGAGTTTTTCCTTGGCTGTAGCTTTCCTATAACCAACATGATTATTATATTAAGTACAAATAAAATGGCCATTACATGTAAAAAATGGGGATAATTCTCTTTCCCAAAAACATATGGTTTAAGTACAAATTGGCTAATAATATATAATAATGAACCAGAAATAATTCCAACTTTTGCAGCTTTAGCTGGTACATACTTTGTAAAATATCCAACAACAACAATTGTTAAAATAGGAATTGAATAAATTCCATTAGCTTCTTGTAAATAACTAAATATACCACCTGCATACAGAAGTAAAGGGGCTACACACATTGCTATAATAGTTAATATAATCCCAAAACTTTTCCCAGCTTTTATAAGATCTATCTCAGAAGCATCAGTTTTAATGTGCGATTTATAAATATCAACACTATATAAAGTTATTGAAGAATTCAACGTCGAATTAAACGATGATAAAATAGCTCCGAATAATACGGCAGCAAAAAAACCCACTAATTCATTTGGCAATACTTTTTTTACCAACTCTGGATAAGCCTCATCTGGACTCTCAAGAGTATTTCCAAAAATGTAAAAGGCAATAATTCCAGGTAATACAACAATTAAAGGTCCTAAAATTTTTATAAAAGCAGCATATATTAATCCTTTTTGGCCTTCTTTTAAATTTTTTGCTCCTAGTGCTCTTTGAATTATGGCTTGATTTGTTCCCCAGTAAAATAGCTGCACTAACATCATTCCCGTGAAAATAGTTCCAAAAGGAATCGAAGATCTTTCATTTCCAATAACTTTGAATTTTTCAGGTGCCTTTTCAGTTAAAATAATAACTCCATCAATAATACTATCATTTCCTATTAAAAGTAATCCAAAATAAGGAATTAACAACCCTCCTATTAATAATCCAACTGCATTAATTGTATCAGATATTGCTACTGCTTTCAAACCACCTAAAACTGCATACATAGCACCTATTAATCCTATACCCCAAATTGTTATCCATAAAGCAACTGTTTTATTTACTCCTAATAATTGAGGTATATCAAACATACTGTTCAAGGCAAGAGCTCCTGTATATAAAACAATAGGTAATAATACAATAACATAACCTGATAAAAACAGCCCAGATGCTATTGTTTTTGTCATTTTATCATATCGTGTTTCTAAAAATTGAGGCACGGTTGTTATACCTTCTTTTAAATATTTAGGTAATAATACAATTGCTGTAACTACCATGGCTATTGCTGCTAGTGTTTCCCAAGCCATTACTAATATCCCCTCTTTAAAAGCAGCTCCATTTAGTCCAACAATTTGCTCTGTCGATAAATTGGTTAATAAAAGTGATCCAGCAATTACCCAACCTGTTAAACTTCTTCCTCCTAAAAAATACCCATCAGATGTTATTTTTTTTGTTTGTTTACTTTTATAATAAGATATTACAGCAACTATCGCTGTGAAAGTTAGAAACGTAACAAATTGCATAACTATAATTTTTTAGGTTGTATTATAAATGAATATTTATAAGGTAATTTTGCTGGTATGGTATATTCTGGATGCACTAATCTTCCCCAAGAAGTGTCTCCTCCTACTCCCATTTGTAAAAAATCAATATTCCATTGAATTGTATTTCCTATTTGAATATCGGCTCCATGTTTTTTAGTTACTGGCACCAATCCAGAGGCTGAAACACTAGCTTCTTCGCTAGAAAAATCTATTTCTTTCATACGAAAGGGCCATATACTTGTATTTAATAGGTTCTGATTTAACCCAGTAACTTTCAAAGACAACTTTTTTGATACTACTTTTACCCAACGAACATCTGTTTTATTTCCTGTTTCTTGAGGTCTTGAATACTTATGAAATTGTTTTAAAATTTCACCTGAATATACGCCAGTTTTTTGACCAGTTTTTCTATCCCAATAAGTTTCTTCTGGTCCTTTACCATACCAGAAAATTTCTTCAAAATCATTAGGTAATGTTACATACATTCCTATTCTGGGAATATTAGGTAACTCTTTTTTTAATGGGTTAAATCCATATTGAATACTTAAACTACCATTGTTATTTAAACTATAAAATACTTTTACTTTTGCTATATTGTCAGGTAAATAATATTCTACTTCATAAAAGACTCCTTCATTAACTACTGTTGGTTTTTTAACTAATTTAGAAGTATAATCATAAGTAGCATTTTGCCAAATCTTAGCCCATTTATCCATTCCATTCCCAAGGTCATTATCGGTGGGTGGTCTCCAAAAATTAGGACGAATCGCTTCTTTTGTTATTTCTTCTCCTTCAAAAACCCACGAATTTATTTCCCCAGAATTAGCATCAATTTTTAAAACTACTTTATCATTTTTAACTTCTAAAGTATTTTCTTCTGAATTAATAGTTAACCTATTTCCTTTATTTTCATTTTCGTCTAAGAAATTTCTTTTTTGAAGCACAAATTCATCCCAAGCAACTTCATGATTAGCTGGAATTAAACTCATTTTATTTTTTTGATACAAACTAACTTGGAAAATATACTCTTTTAATGAATGAAACTTAGGTAAACTTCCAATATTTAAAACTAAGCTCTCTTGAGGTTTTATATCAATATTTTCTTCCTTCTTTTTTAAAATTTCTTTTCCATTTTCTAATAATTTCCATGATATAATTTTATCAGACAAATCAGTAAAAAAGTTCTTGTTTGTTACCTTTATTTTACCGTTTCCTATATACTCAAAATGTACTGGCTCGTATACTTTTTTAACTTCTGAAAGATGTGGATGAGGATTTCTATATGGGTCTACTAATCCATTATTTAAAAAATTACCATCTGTTGGTAAATCTGGATGATAATCGTGTCCATAAGCCAAATAAGGTTTTCCTTTTTCATCTTTATATTCTAGGCTTTGATCTACCCAATCCCATATATAACCTCCTTGCAGATTAGGATATTTTTCTATAATATTCCAATAATCTTGTAAATTCCCTACTGAATTCCCCATTGCATGTGCATATTCAATCATTACAGATGGTTTCTTAGATTTTGATTCCCCGTGCTTAATTAAATATTCTGGCTTAGGGTACATCGGACAATACACATCTGTATAATCTTCTTTCCCTGCAGGCTCATATTGTACTATTCTATTTTTATCATGATTTTTTAACCATTTATAAGTAGCTTTGAAAATCTTTCCTTCTCCTGCTTCATTACCTAATGACCATGAATATATGGATACATGGTTCCTGTCTCTAAAATACATCCGTTTGGTACGCATTAAATGTGCAGGCAACCAACTCCTTTCATTACCAATTTGCGTTTTTTCACTTATTGCCAACGGATGACTTTCAATATTTGCTTCATCAATTACATATAATCCATAAGTATCACACAAATCTAACCAATACGGAGAATTAGGATAATGAGAACTACGAACGGCATTAATATTATTTTGCTTCATTAAAGTAATATCCTTCAACATTGATTCCTTAGAAATTACGTGACCTGTATATGGGTCGGTTTCGTGTCTATCAACCCCTTTAAAATAAATAGCTTTCCCATTAATTAATACTTGTGCATTTTTAATTTCAACTCTTTTAAACCCTATCTTTTTAGTTACGTATTGATTTTCTTCTTTCCTATTTTCATCTTCTAATAAAATTTTTAAAGTATAAAGATTTGGTTCTTCAGCAGACCATGATTTTACAGCTTTCAAATTATTATGGGCAACAACTTTAATTGTTGTATTTGCAGGGATACTTATTTCTTTTTCTTCTAAAATAACTACAGAATTATTATCAATTACTTGTGTAGTTATTTTTTTGCTTTTTACACTATTTGTTGAATTAGTTATTAAAATTGTTCCTTCAAATACTCCATTTTTATAAGAGTCATCCAAATTAGTTTTAATATTATAATCTTCTATAAAAATCTTGGGTCTAGTATACAAATAAACATCTCTTTCAATTCCGCTCATTCTAAGCATATCTTGACTTTCTAAATAACTTGCGTCAGACCAACGAAACATTTGAAGAGCTATTATATTGGAACCTTTAGTTAGATAAGAAGAAATATTGAACTCAGCAGGTGTCTTACTTCCTTGTGAATATCCAACATAGTTTCCATTCACATATACGTACATTGCAGATTTAGCTCCAGAGAAGTGTAAAATAACATCCTCTAATAAAAAATCACTGCTTAGGTCTATTTTTTTTCTATAGGTTCCTACTGGATTGTAATCTTCTGGAGCATTTGGCCATTTAGTAGTAAAAGGAAATCGTTCATCTAAATATATTGGATACCCATAGCCTTCTACTTCCCAATTTGCTGGAACAGGAATTGTTTTCCAATCAGTATCATCAAAATTGATGTTTTGAAATGTTTTTGGTCTTTTTTTAGGATCTTTCGTCCAATGAAACTTCCATTTCCCGTTCAGGTTTATAAATCTTTTAGATTCTTCTTTTTTTTGAAGGTTAGAAGTTTCATAACCAAAAAAAGAAGCTCTTGGTGGTAGCTTATTTTCTTCAAAAATTTTATGGTTATAATGATTTACTTGTTTAGAAACTTCAATTAATGATTTGGTTTTACAACTATTAATTAATAATAATACACTAATAGTAAAAGTAATTATACTCAGTTTCCTTTTCATTCTACATTACTTTTTTGCATAAAATCTTCTTTAAATATTTTCTTTAAATAGAATAATAGTTCATTCGCATTATCTTTAGAAAACACCATAGGAGGTTTTATTTTTAAAACATTATTATCTACACCATCAGTACTCATTAAAATTTTATGATCCTTCATTCTGTTTGCTAAATACGAAGCTTCTTCTGCTAAGGGATTCATATTCTTAGTAACTAATTCTATTCCTAGAAAT belongs to Tenacibaculum sp. MAR_2010_89 and includes:
- the galK gene encoding galactokinase, translated to MNLELIKKIKEKFIEAFKKEPLLVFSPGRINLIGEHTDYNEGFVFPAAINKGIYIAIQESSLAKSSITAIDREETYEFSIENIKPLKESKWENYVLGVIAELKKRNIIIPEFNLIFSGDIPIGAGLSSSAALENGVAFGLNEIFNLKFTKEELILISQQAEHNYVGVKCGIMDQYASMFGKLGMAFHLDCKSMESVFYTINLKEFQLLLINSNVKHSLVNSAYNERRSVCEKIAKLLNTKSLRDVCKKDLDVLKSKITEEEYQKGLYVLEENERTVQFTKALLDEDVESIGALLYESHKGLSEQYKVSCDELDFLVKEAKKSKAIIGARMMGGGFGGCTINIIEKNKKEQCVEEITRAYQEQFNHNCSVYEVTLENGTRLI
- a CDS encoding solute:sodium symporter family transporter: MQFVTFLTFTAIVAVISYYKSKQTKKITSDGYFLGGRSLTGWVIAGSLLLTNLSTEQIVGLNGAAFKEGILVMAWETLAAIAMVVTAIVLLPKYLKEGITTVPQFLETRYDKMTKTIASGLFLSGYVIVLLPIVLYTGALALNSMFDIPQLLGVNKTVALWITIWGIGLIGAMYAVLGGLKAVAISDTINAVGLLIGGLLIPYFGLLLIGNDSIIDGVIILTEKAPEKFKVIGNERSSIPFGTIFTGMMLVQLFYWGTNQAIIQRALGAKNLKEGQKGLIYAAFIKILGPLIVVLPGIIAFYIFGNTLESPDEAYPELVKKVLPNELVGFFAAVLFGAILSSFNSTLNSSITLYSVDIYKSHIKTDASEIDLIKAGKSFGIILTIIAMCVAPLLLYAGGIFSYLQEANGIYSIPILTIVVVGYFTKYVPAKAAKVGIISGSLLYIISQFVLKPYVFGKENYPHFLHVMAILFVLNIIIMLVIGKLQPRKNSFNLVYTKHVNITPWKYVTIAGVVISVIVVYSYIYFS
- a CDS encoding glycoside hydrolase family 2 TIM barrel-domain containing protein, encoding MKRKLSIITFTISVLLLINSCKTKSLIEVSKQVNHYNHKIFEENKLPPRASFFGYETSNLQKKEESKRFINLNGKWKFHWTKDPKKRPKTFQNINFDDTDWKTIPVPANWEVEGYGYPIYLDERFPFTTKWPNAPEDYNPVGTYRKKIDLSSDFLLEDVILHFSGAKSAMYVYVNGNYVGYSQGSKTPAEFNISSYLTKGSNIIALQMFRWSDASYLESQDMLRMSGIERDVYLYTRPKIFIEDYNIKTNLDDSYKNGVFEGTILITNSTNSVKSKKITTQVIDNNSVVILEEKEISIPANTTIKVVAHNNLKAVKSWSAEEPNLYTLKILLEDENRKEENQYVTKKIGFKRVEIKNAQVLINGKAIYFKGVDRHETDPYTGHVISKESMLKDITLMKQNNINAVRSSHYPNSPYWLDLCDTYGLYVIDEANIESHPLAISEKTQIGNERSWLPAHLMRTKRMYFRDRNHVSIYSWSLGNEAGEGKIFKATYKWLKNHDKNRIVQYEPAGKEDYTDVYCPMYPKPEYLIKHGESKSKKPSVMIEYAHAMGNSVGNLQDYWNIIEKYPNLQGGYIWDWVDQSLEYKDEKGKPYLAYGHDYHPDLPTDGNFLNNGLVDPYRNPHPHLSEVKKVYEPVHFEYIGNGKIKVTNKNFFTDLSDKIISWKLLENGKEILKKKEENIDIKPQESLVLNIGSLPKFHSLKEYIFQVSLYQKNKMSLIPANHEVAWDEFVLQKRNFLDENENKGNRLTINSEENTLEVKNDKVVLKIDANSGEINSWVFEGEEITKEAIRPNFWRPPTDNDLGNGMDKWAKIWQNATYDYTSKLVKKPTVVNEGVFYEVEYYLPDNIAKVKVFYSLNNNGSLSIQYGFNPLKKELPNIPRIGMYVTLPNDFEEIFWYGKGPEETYWDRKTGQKTGVYSGEILKQFHKYSRPQETGNKTDVRWVKVVSKKLSLKVTGLNQNLLNTSIWPFRMKEIDFSSEEASVSASGLVPVTKKHGADIQIGNTIQWNIDFLQMGVGGDTSWGRLVHPEYTIPAKLPYKYSFIIQPKKL